The stretch of DNA GAGATGGCCGTCAGGGGTGGCGCCTCCTCTCTGCAGTCGGTGGAACTGCAGCTGTCTCTGCAGGAGTCTCTACAGGAGCTTATGGAGTTGTGTTGAAGATGAACTGAAACACTCCAGCAATGAGCCATCACTGTTTATTATTATatactattattataattagaccaatatgctgttcttattggtccagagAAGTTTTAAGAAGTCCACAAAACCTTTTGCAGACTTCTGAAAGTTCAACGAGGGTTGCCAagtggttgccttggagatgttgacaacatggcgtctgcttttttgtttttctcccaGATTATTGTTgaagtatataagaaaccaaatatgGACTTTGGACAGGTCTGAAAACGTATTtgtaagcagagatttgttcaaacgttttaacaaatcaaaggcgtttgcagacctgtcaaagtcCATATTTGGTTATGGCAACACAGAAAACAAAAAATCTCCATGAAACAACACAGCTCAGTTGCCTGGCAACGTAACCAACTGAACTTTTGTTTAATTTTTAGAGTTTAAAATGTGAATAAgagttgtgtgttttttatacAAGACTTGTAACAGTAATATTTGTAAAAACAAATCAAATTAAATGCAGCACAGAGAATTCAAGCGGCAAACTGGTAGCTTTCAACAACTTTATTTTCGAGGGCTATCTGTCTAGTGTCAACTATTGTGAGATTTAACATTGTGCATTTCATCTTAACATCTGAACTCTTAATTAATTATGTCAAGGGTGTTCTGCAATCTTCATTCATAATTAACCATTAAGTAAATAAAACAgaagtaaatgtaaaacaacatCACAAAACGTAAATTTGGAACTGACATTTTTCCATTCCGTAATCTAACCATGTCACCAAATCCGTTCTTCTCCGACTCAAAAAGCCAATAAACAAATATCAAATATTTTAAAGTGtagaaatatatatacacatagatGGAGCTCTCTGTCTATCGTGTAGACACACAGCTTGTTCTATGGATGCTACTCCTCTATGTTGTCTAGGTCGTCGCTCTCTGCCCcggactccctctcctctgataGGCTGTCTCCCGGACATGCCATCGGCACCAGCTTACCCTCAGCATCCACTCCCATTGGCTGGAAGATCTTGTCCCTGGAAACCAGAAGGAAATTAAAAGACATTTTTCATTTTATAGATTTAGTCGAtcattttatccagagcgacaatAACAGAGCACAAGGAAAGCAATCAATCaatcatcaatgatgcaaactttttttaaaataaCTTTTTAATCTATTTTTTGAAATGTTTGTTTCCCCAAAAAAGTTTTTCAACTTTTGAAAAGAATAAAGAAAatgctaaatatatatatatatattttaatccttttgaaactttttttcaaaacctttttcaaatatttttttcaaacctGGTTTTCAAAACGTTTTATTTCAGACACAACATGACACAAAaattttgttgttttcttgaAACATTTTTtaactagtttttttttttctcaactaTTTAAGACTGTGACCTGTTAAAGACCTGCCAGAGACAGAGACTAAGACTGTGACCTGTTAAAGACCTGCCTGACAGAGACTCACCTGGTCAGCTTGTTGAACAGCACCACCAGCCTTtgcgcctcctcctccttctcctcctccgtcaTCCCCTCCATGGGGTCtggcagctcctcctccacgcgCCCTGTCACCGGGTTGACACGACCTTTGACCTGGCGGTACTCCTCGGTGTCCGAGTCTGAGTCGCTGGAGTACTGGCCTCCTGTGcactttgacctctgacctcccagGAGACCCCTGGTGGCCAGGAGCCCCGCCGCGTTGCCGTAACCTGTGTACTTGACGAAGCGGCTCACTGCGGAAACACGGACGACAAGCGGGAAGGACAGTGATGGCATAATGTgaagggttagagaggagaggagtgttagGAACACGATGATGATGTgaagggttagagaggagaggagtgttagGAACACGATGATGTgaagggttagagaggagaggagtgttagGAACACGATGATGTgaagggttagagaggagaggagtgttagGAACACGATGATGATGTgaagggttagagaggagaggagtgttagGAACACGATGATGTgaagggttagagaggagaggagtgttagGAACACGATGATGTgaagggttagagaggagaggagtgttagGAACACGATGATGTgaagggttagagaggagaggagtgttagGAACACGATGATGATGTgaagggttagagaggagaggagtgttagGAACACGATGATGATGTgaagggttagagaggagaggagtgttagGAACACGATGATGATGTgaagggttagagaggagaggagtgttagGAACACGATGATGATGTgaagggttagagaggagaggagtgttagGAACACGATGATGATGTGAAGAGAAGGAAGAACTTaaaaaaagcgtctgctaaaacgATTACCGTTCTCCTTGCACAGTACGAAGATGAGATCGGCAGCGCAGTGCTTCAGGTCGGTGTCCATGTGGGTCATGAGCCTGATCAACTTGCTCTTCACAGTGGAGCCCTCTTCTGGCCGGAGGCTGGCATCGCGCAGGGGAGGCAggatctggtgtgtgtgcgtggggtttgagggggtggggggggtggggggatgtgaAGAGTCATCCTCACACCTGCTACGTATATTATGCTGTCACCTGATGATCatccagtgtgtgcgtgtagtgtgtgtgtggccaggtgtgtgtgcgtgtagtgtgtgtgtgtggccaggtgtgtgtgcgtgtagtgtgtgtgtgtggccaggtgtgtgtgtgtgtgtggccaggtgtgtgtgcgtgtagtgtgtgtgtgtggccaggtgtgtgtgtgtgctgtctcacGTGGGTGCGGAGGTAGAGACGAGTCTCCCTGTGGGCCCTGCAGCTCTCAGTCAGCAGGTTCAGTATAGGGGTCAGCTTCTCCTTGACCTTCTCTCCCTggggagaaacacacaggacTATCACCCTGGGGAGACCCACACAGGACTATCACCCTggggagaaacacacaggacTATCACCCTggggagaaacacacaggacTATCACCCTGGGGAGAAACGCACAGGACTATCACCCTggggagaaacacacaggacTATCACCCTggggagaaacacacaggacTATCACCCTGGGGAGAAACGCACAGGACTATCACCCTggggagaaacacacaggacTATCACCCTggggagaaacacacaggacTATCACCCTggggagaaacacacaggacTATCAcagcactctctcctctccttctctctctcccccccatctctctcccccctctccatctccaccaacCCTCCTCTCACACTGTCCAGGCGTCTCTCCATGACGAGCATGAGTGCGTGGACACAGTCCATGTTGACCCCCTGGCTCTGCTGGGAGAGCGTCTCCAGAGGCACGGCCAGCAGCACGTCCAGACAAGGGAGGGGCAGCGCAGAGAGCAGGTTCAccgtgtgtctgagagagcgggaggagagggggaggaagggggaggaagggggaggagaggggaaggaagggggagagacagggggaggagagggggagagagaggggggtgtcaaGGGGTAAGAACGTGACAGATAGTGATGGTAACCAggactccccttccctctcctctcacccctgcaAGTTGTTggtgtcctcctgctcctcgcAGGGCTGCATCAGGCAGAAGCGCAGAACGGCCACCAGGTGGCGATAGAGAGCTGCATCTTCCTGTCAGAGGGACGGGGAGAGCAAGAGTTATCACTGTGTTAAAGAGTAACTACATTCACACCGAAACAACAAGTGTTGGTGGTTAGTAACACTTCAAAGCACCAAACTCAGGTCTACTTCATAGCTACGTCCTCGTGTACCTATATGCGCCCATTAGACAGCTACAACCACTAGTCAGCTAGCCCCGTTATACTGCTACAACCACTAGTCTGCTAGCCCTACTGGACAACTAGCCCTACTAGACAGATACCCCCACTACTCAGCTAGCCCCACTAGACAGCTAGCCCTACTAGACAGCTAGCCCTACTGGACAGATACCCCCACTACTCAGCTAGCCCTACTGGACAGCTAGCCCTACTGGACAGATACCCCCACTACTCAGCTAGCCCCACTAGACAGCTAGCCCTACTAGACAGCTAGCCCTACTGGACAGATACCCCCACTACTCAGCTAGCCCTACTGGACAGCTAGCCCCACTAGACAGCTAGCCCTACTTGACAGCTAGCCCTACTGGATAGCTAGCCCCACTAGACAGCTAGCCCTACTAGACAGCTAGCCCTACTAGACAGCTAGCCCTACTGGACAGCTAGCCCTACTGGACAGCTAGCCCTACTGGACAGCTAGCCCCACTAGACAGCTAGCCCTACTAGACAGCTAGCCCCACTAGTCAGCTAGCCCTACTGGACAGCTAGCCCTACTGGACAGCTAGCCCTACTGGACAGCTAGCCCCACTAGTCAGCTAGCCCTACTGGACAGCTAGCCCTACTGGACAGCTAGCCCCACTAGTCAGCTAGCCCTACTGGACAGCTAGCCCTACTGGACAGCTAGCCCCACTAGACAGCTAGCCCTACTAGACAGCTAGCCCTACTGGACAGCTAGCCCTACTGGACAGCTAGCCCCACTAGTCAGCTAGCCCTACTGGACAGCTAGCCCTACTGGACAGCTAGCCCTACTGGACAGCTAGCCCCACTAGACAGCTAGCCCTACTAGACAGCTAGCCCCACTAGTCAGCTAGCCCTACTGGACAGCTAGCCCCACTAGTCAGCTAGCCCTACTGGACAGCTAGCCCTACTGAGACACTCCCATCCCAGGCCAGGTAAAGACCCACCTGGTCAGGCTCCAGTCTGTGGGTGCAGTAGGTGATGTTGAAGAGGACCTTGAGTATCTCCACTGCCCGCTGGTACGCCtcctgggggacagggggcgcTGTGGGCTCCAGCAGCACCTCATACTGAGTCttccactgcacacacagacactgctcCAGAGCCGTGGTCAGCACCGACACCCCGCCCTCCTGAGGGGGGGCCAGCCCAGGGGCCGAGGATGAGGAACACGGAGACTGTGGTTAGTTGAGCCTgttcgtgttgtgtgtgttgtgtgtgttgagtctAAAAGTGTCTGTTAAAGTTGTGGTGTGGGGTTTGAgttgtggttggtgtgtgtagtttcgcccttctctctcctgctctgtgtgtagctttggataaaagcagaATCAAAAACACGTTAGATTGAATAATGAAAAAAGTCAAATTCCTCCGTACCTGAAGCACCTGAGCTCTCAGCTCTGGTCTCAGAGCCGTGAGCAGGAACATCAGCCGTAGCTCATAGAACTGTCCACTGGGGGGCGCTGGCATGATGGTGCCCTTGGCCACTCTGTCTAAAACACCTGATAAGATCCTGTACAAGACAGAGGAACTGTATGAAATGGAGAGGGCTGCAcacatgtgcgtgtatgtgtgttagtgacgctcatcatcatcatccactAATTAAACCTGTTGCATAGCGTGTTAAGCTAAAGATGGTAACTATGGAAACTATTGAAGCATCACAAGTGCGTGTGTACCTGAGACTGCTAAACCTCTCCTGTGCCCAGGTGCTGTTGTAAACCACGTTACACAGAATCTTCAGCGCCTCCTTCCTctgcgccccctcctccccctcctcctccccctcctccccctcctcctcctccccctcctctctcttcttctccactCTGCTCTGTCTGCGGTCCTTCTTCCCCCGGGCGAGCGCTGCGTGGACCTCGGAGCGACGGCTGCTGTTGGCGCTGCCGCTCCGGCTCTCGTGCTCCCCGCTGTTAGTGTTGCTCACGTTGCTCTCCGCGTCGTCTGCCCCGCCCTCGGCgcagcacccctccccctcctccccctcctcctcctgctcctcctggccACTCTCCAGCCACGCCGCTTTAGCTACGCTGCTGTGTCTCGCTTTGGCCTCCGCGAGCGTCGCCATGACGTCCTCGTAGAGGTCGGAGTCGAGGTCATTGTTGCCGTCCTCAGGCGCCGTGTTGGAGGTCACACCGGCAAGTTTCGCCAGGGTGAGGATGGCAGAGTCGGTGAGCAGGGGGGTCAAAACCTTTTTGTCCCTGGAGAGGATCCGTAGGGTGCGTAGACAGACTCTGAGGCCGCCAGGTTGGGTCTCTGCTTGGATGTACCGCATCAGGACAGTAGTCAAACTCTgacaaacaacaaaacacagaGAAGAAGACATTGGCCGCTGAACAAAACTGATTTCATCCGTCGTTATGTTTTGCGTGTTCACTGCAGCCTCAGGGTCCAGTATTTCTAAAAAGACCCAGACACCACTGGGTTTTCTAAATGGTGGTTCTGaccaacaggaagtgacattcaGGAAGTTACATACAGCAAGTGACAAACAGGAAGGGATGTCATCAGATACCTGTCGGAGGACGATGTTATGGTCCTCCATGCTGTCATCACAGTCGGAGTCGGAGTCGTCCTCGTAATCACGGACTTTGTTCTTTCTGAactggaggggagacagacacacaggtgtgAACGTGGAGCTCAgtgacccagaccagaccagaccagctgAGCTTTCACTGGCAGCCACGTGTGAGGTGGCCTATAGAACACACAGGACACTAAGACTTGTGTCTTAAACAAATGAATCTCCATCAGAAATGAGAACCCTTGTctctttgttgttttttctccaGCTACACGATTAGTAAAACCTTCACTGTGACAGCATGCAAACATATACCATACCTCCTCAAGTTCTCTTTGCTGCGGTCCGACCAATCACAtttggagggggcggggtgagCAAacgagcagagagagatagtgaataTGAAATATGGAACACAGTGTGCCTAATCAAACCCAGACTGTGAGTGTGAGGATCATTGTGGCGCTCTGCAGGCACGGGGACAGCTGAACGAGCCATGGGGATGTTGGAAGCAGCGCAAGGCTTTGGGCTCATTATTGAATTACTCTGGTCTGGCTCAATCCCCCTGAGCAGGCAAGAGAGGGGATCAGGGACAACTGAGACAGCACAACCTCTAATCACAGCTCtcctggggggagaggtgggagaggggggaggaaaggagaaggagaggggagagggcaaGGGgaaaggtgaggtggagggagaaggaggcagggggcaggagtgagtagaggaggaggggtgaggagaggatgacAGGAGGAGGGCCAGGGAAAGGTAAGGgtaaagaggaagaagagggggagggaggggagagaaggggtagCAGTGGGTGAGACAGGGTCAGATGATGTCATCGTGTGTGGTAgcgtgagagggaggaagccaGGCAGGTAGCTGGATTCAACAACATGCATGAAACCTActtttctcctgttcctctcctctgcatCATAGAAGAAACACTGAGcatactgggagagagagagtggaagagagagagatagagagagatagagagagatagggggagagggg from Osmerus eperlanus chromosome 12, fOsmEpe2.1, whole genome shotgun sequence encodes:
- the si:dkey-94f20.4 gene encoding synembryn-A isoform X2 encodes the protein MDLDVEGIIQCIRQGDEGGVETILQAFNREYAQCFFYDAEERNRRKVGFMHVFRKNKVRDYEDDSDSDCDDSMEDHNIVLRQSLTTVLMRYIQAETQPGGLRVCLRTLRILSRDKKVLTPLLTDSAILTLAKLAGVTSNTAPEDGNNDLDSDLYEDVMATLAEAKARHSSVAKAAWLESGQEEQEEEGEEGEGCCAEGGADDAESNVSNTNSGEHESRSGSANSSRRSEVHAALARGKKDRRQSRVEKKREEGEEEEGEEGEEEGEEGAQRKEALKILCNVVYNSTWAQERFSSLRILSGVLDRVAKGTIMPAPPSGQFYELRLMFLLTALRPELRAQVLQEGGVSVLTTALEQCLCVQWKTQYEVLLEPTAPPVPQEAYQRAVEILKVLFNITYCTHRLEPDQEDAALYRHLVAVLRFCLMQPCEEQEDTNNLQGHTVNLLSALPLPCLDVLLAVPLETLSQQSQGVNMDCVHALMLVMERRLDSGEKVKEKLTPILNLLTESCRAHRETRLYLRTHILPPLRDASLRPEEGSTVKSKLIRLMTHMDTDLKHCAADLIFVLCKENVSRFVKYTGYGNAAGLLATRGLLGGQRSKCTGGQYSSDSDSDTEEYRQVKGRVNPVTGRVEEELPDPMEGMTEEEKEEEAQRLVVLFNKLTRDKIFQPMGVDAEGKLVPMACPGDSLSEERESGAESDDLDNIEE
- the si:dkey-94f20.4 gene encoding synembryn-A isoform X1; translated protein: MDLDVEGIIQCIRQGDEGGVETILQAFNREYAQCFFYDAEERNRRKQRELEEFRKNKVRDYEDDSDSDCDDSMEDHNIVLRQSLTTVLMRYIQAETQPGGLRVCLRTLRILSRDKKVLTPLLTDSAILTLAKLAGVTSNTAPEDGNNDLDSDLYEDVMATLAEAKARHSSVAKAAWLESGQEEQEEEGEEGEGCCAEGGADDAESNVSNTNSGEHESRSGSANSSRRSEVHAALARGKKDRRQSRVEKKREEGEEEEGEEGEEEGEEGAQRKEALKILCNVVYNSTWAQERFSSLRILSGVLDRVAKGTIMPAPPSGQFYELRLMFLLTALRPELRAQVLQEGGVSVLTTALEQCLCVQWKTQYEVLLEPTAPPVPQEAYQRAVEILKVLFNITYCTHRLEPDQEDAALYRHLVAVLRFCLMQPCEEQEDTNNLQGHTVNLLSALPLPCLDVLLAVPLETLSQQSQGVNMDCVHALMLVMERRLDSGEKVKEKLTPILNLLTESCRAHRETRLYLRTHILPPLRDASLRPEEGSTVKSKLIRLMTHMDTDLKHCAADLIFVLCKENVSRFVKYTGYGNAAGLLATRGLLGGQRSKCTGGQYSSDSDSDTEEYRQVKGRVNPVTGRVEEELPDPMEGMTEEEKEEEAQRLVVLFNKLTRDKIFQPMGVDAEGKLVPMACPGDSLSEERESGAESDDLDNIEE